One window of the Cryptomeria japonica chromosome 7, Sugi_1.0, whole genome shotgun sequence genome contains the following:
- the LOC131040604 gene encoding transcription termination factor MTERF2, chloroplastic: MVVLWSKCFLCSMRCFSSLSSTFSLQSLRFLQFAPLSSSSSFPSTPSLNVVSDFLTKECGFSSSQVTRVMRRRPDLLRNKSDHTAREAIHLLKDSGFTDNQLKNTIVNDPSIILLTVDGQLKPKMEVLKNLGLTPGIISHTPRLLSFSLENTLGPRIAHLRNVFGSNVHLCQALKTVPELLTNDFEKKVKPKMEYVKNNIGILEGSTTFLRVLNAVLGHSFETLDKKIKHMASLGLAEEEILPIIKSNPRVLRISTKKVKENMDFLIHTAGLMPSIVASSPILLNYSVEKRLKPRYELFKYLRTKQQSKRLPNLASFLKLSEKDFLKKFGQYDTEIKSNDHTIS, translated from the coding sequence ATGGTAGTTTTGTGGTCTAAGTGCTTTCTTTGTTCAATGAGATGTTTTTCAAGCCTCTCTTCAACATTTTCACTGCAATCTTTAAGATTTCTACAGTTCGCTCCACTTTCATCgtcatcttcatttccttctacacCCTCCCTCAATGTCGTTTCAGATTTTTTAACAAAAGAATGTGGGTTTTCCTCTTCTCAAGTGACAAGAGTCATGAGAAGAAGACCAGATCTATTGAGGAACAAATCTGATCACACTGCTAGAGAAGCCATTCATCTGTTGAAGGATTCCGGATTTACTGACAACCAGCTTAAGAACACCATTGTTAACGACCCATCCATTATTTTGCTCACTGTGGATGGGCAGTTGAAGCCCAAGATGGAAGTCCTGAAAAATTTGGGCTTGACTCCTGGGATTATATCTCACACCCCGAGATTGCTTAGCTTTAGCTTAGAAAACACGCTAGGTCCTAGAATAGCCCATCTTAGAAACGTATTTGGCTCAAATGTCCATTTGTGCCAGGCTCTCAAAACAGTACCTGAGCTTTTGACGAATGATTTCGAGAAGAAGGTGAAACCTAAAATGGAGTACGTGAAGAATAATATAGGCATTTTGGAAGGTTCCACAACATTTTTGCGAGTCCTCAATGCAGTTCTTGGCCATAGTTTTGAAAccttggataagaagattaagcaTATGGCGAGCCTTGGTCTGGCAGAGGAGGAAATTCTTCCAATTATTAAGAGTAACCCTAGAGTATTGCGTATTTCAACGAAGAAAGTAAAGGAAAACATGGATTTCTTGATACACACTGCAGGTCTCATGCCCAGCATTGTTGCTTCAAGTCCTATACTATTGAATTACAGCGTAGAGAAAAGGCTCAAACCCCGCTATGAACTCTTCAAATATCTGAGGACAAAGCAACAATCCAAGCGTCTACCCAATCTGGCttcttttttaaaattaagtgagaAAGACTTCCTTAAAAAATTTGGCCAATACGATACTGAAATCAAGTCTAACGATCATACAATCTCCTAA
- the LOC131040608 gene encoding uncharacterized protein LOC131040608 yields the protein MNASEIGLFEKKLGPRQLMHSPAIGASRGLAIIWDSRLISFTPLEIKQNWIGGAVASYKNKLRFNLINVYGPTQNRDKARVWMELEDFLRNHPNDVCIIGGDFNAITRLEDKRGGSSRLPPAVVDFNHWINRNSLLEIQTTENAFTWNNRRLGFSNIAEKLDRFLIYGELLELKHNMEAEPLPLSGSDHFPLQLNLLSDHSPRNCPFKFESMWFRDDNFLNLIENWWKGSSFSGSKMVIVANKLKLIKRKLLE from the coding sequence atgaatgCCTCTGAGATTggcctttttgagaaaaaacttgGCCCTCGACAGCTGATGCACTCCCCAGCTATAGGGGCCTCAAGAGGATTAGcaatcatttgggactctagactCATCTCGTTTACACCTctagagattaagcaaaattggatagGAGGAGCAGTAGCAAGCTATAAGAATAAGCTAAGATTCAATCTGATTAATGTTTATGGTCCcacccaaaatagggataaggctcgAGTGTGGATGGAACTTGAAGATTTCCTCAGAAATCACCCAAACGATGTCTGTATCATtgggggtgatttcaatgccattactAGGTTAGAAGATAAAAGAGGAGGAAGTAGCAGACTTCCTCCAGCAGTTGtcgatttcaatcattggatcaataggaattccctgCTGGAAATCCAGACGACAgagaatgccttcacctggaaTAATAGAAGGTTAGGTTTCAGTAACATTGCAGAGAAATTAGATAGGTTCTTGATCTATGGGGAACTCTTGGAGCTTAAGCACAACATGGAAGCAGAGCCTTTGCCTTTATCAGGATCTGACCACTTTCCACTCCAACTTAATTTATTGTCAGACCACTCCCCTAGAAAttgtcctttcaaatttgaaagcatgTGGTTCCGAGATGATAACTTTCTAAACCTTATTGAGAATTGGTGGAAAGGCTCTTCATTCTCAGGATCAAAGATGGTTATTGTTGCAaacaagttaaagcttatcaaaaggaagctcttggaATGA